From the genome of Asterias rubens chromosome 13, eAstRub1.3, whole genome shotgun sequence:
gtggacactattggttattactcaaaataattattagcataaaacctttcttggtgaagagtaatggggagaggtggatggtatacaacattgtgagaaacggctccctctgaagtgccatagttttcgagaaagaagtaattttccacgaatttgatttcgagaacctcagatttagaacttgaggtctcgaaatcaaccatctaaacgcacacaacttcgcgtgacaagggtgtctcttcttttattattatctcgcaactttgttgaccgattgagctcaaattttcacaggtttgttattttatgcatatgttgagatacaccaagtgacaagactggtctttgacaattactaatagtgtccactgtctttaaacctcaAGTATAGAATGATAATTATAGGATGAAACACAGTATATATGTAAACATTCCTAACCAAAAGAGTGACCTGTACATTTAAGCGTCTTTATGACAGAACATGCGGGATTCTACATTGCATGGTCATATGGGTTAGTTACATTTTGGTGTCATAATTTCAACACAAATTGTAgatcttaaaaaatatttataaaaaatgcttAACAAGTCTAAAGATGTGCCCGCTTTCGTCACACCAAAAGTTGGAAACAGACGGTCAAATATTAGATTTATTCCATTATTAGTGTGCGTGCAAATCGCACCTGCAGAAAGTCAAGGCTCTGCGGATCTTTTGTAAGCATGGATGTGAAGTAGTCTCCGGAATTCCAGAATCTACTCCGCAACATTAGAATAAAAACAAGGCCTTTAGTTCCCAAAGGACAAAATACACGCAGGAAAGAAGatctacacatggtgttaccgcaaaccgaatgtacattgataccgtaccatgcaatgcctaaaaatACTATACATGACTGTAACGTCACATGCTCAATCGGGCGAcatgtctttttcttcagctgcgccacgaatcgggaactctctaccacttatcCTAATGgaacttgtctttgtaccacaaaattcaaatctcttctcaaaaatgatgttatgtcacaggttttcaagaacTAACTTTTTTAAGTGTGTTTTCtttcgggtttttttttttttttttttttttttactgtgccttgaacacacAGCAgggtatattatttttattgtatagcAGAAGCTTATTAAAATGACTGATAGTTATCTGCATTTAGTAATTACCAGAAGCGATATCAATCATTATAGCAATACACTCGGGTGCTGTTATTGTATCAGGTTAATATTACAACCATAGGGCCAAGAAAACAATAAACCGGTAGCAATTATACTGCCACTGTTGCAGGCATCCTTGAACTTTAAGCGAGCACATAAAACGCTTAAAGATGCGAGGTCTGAATTTTGGTTATTTTCCCCCCAAAACTAGATTTCTATTTTAAGTATTATTTTGGTATAGGTTCACAGAAATTGTAAGCTTTCGTTTATGGTATTTTACGGGACAATCTTCAATGCTAAGTAGTTGATAATTAAAACATACAATGAACTGTCGGGATAAAACTATTTATCTCACGCCCATCATAATAAACAAATCAGCATAATTCGTGCTTAGTTCGTGACATGCGTAAAAAAAATGGTATACTCTGGTAAAATATGTTGCACCTGTGTGCAACCAGATCCAATTAAGTACAATACACAGCTAAACGACACGCATCTTATTATTCCCGACTGTGTCAGCGTTTAATTATCAAATGAAAGGTACTATCTCGTCCTGCTTTCCCAGCGCAACAACGTACATTCTATCATTTGAAACACTATGGTAAATGATTGTATTTAAAGTTTTCTGCAGGTTAGTGTATACGGGCGGCGGTCGTGGCGGGCGCtattggtgagttggccgcacTGTGCGTGAaatgaaaacgagaaacgtcttgcaccaagactagtcaaacactggtcccctctcattcATCTTTGATCATGCGGCATGTAAAAACTGTATACAGTTTAGGGTGACTGTGTAACGGGTGACTGTGTAACTGGTGGGTTTTTATTTCGCATCAAAATATTTGCACTTTAGCacatccgggggggggggggggggggcgggtagTGACGAGAGGTACCAACTGTGCGCTGCCATGTGCGCTGCCATAAGGTTTCTCTTATATTCGATAGTCGCTGCATGTAAATAGTTAAAGTTTTACTGAGAACAAATAGTTTTAATTCTGACaaggaaaatattaaatgttttttcAGAAGAACTCGTAGAATGTAGACTTCGTTCCGACGAAATGTGAAGAAATGGCCGCTCCTGAGGGCGTACTATTGGGGAAAATGAATCACTGATGGTGcctttgtaaacaaaacaattcctgTGCTGTGAGTCAAGTGTTTCATATAACAAAAGTAGTTATGTAGGCATCATCAgtaaaaactaaatattaattttggttttcacccatacaccgatgtatgttagcattgtatacacagtactttcccgagttctgtgaacaaattacaggcatgttactcgggtgggatttgaacccacgacccttgcaattctagagcagtgtcttaccaactagactaccgaggttgcccggtagctagaggcagttcgaatcctatgttttggcagcgggtaccttAACGATataattgatgttaaatttgcatcgtggataaagaattaaaaaaaaaacctaaatagATTACTCACCGGTATCACGTCCGAAGCATTCCAAGTCCCCAACGCTGTAATATGCAGCGGAAAAATATCCTTCATGGTAATTGAACTCCAAGCCCACGACGGGCAGCGTGTCCTTGTCTGTAATGTAGCCCGCGTCCACGTAGAACCCATGTGGGCTTAGTACGTCACAGTTACAGTGCCCTCTACCGGCACAACCTGGAACAGAGAACAAGTCGATGAGCTCAACGATGTGAGAGTGTAACTATTGGCCTTTAACGGGAAGGTATAAGTTTGGTCTTCATTatttaaattaatggcaatgaaaactattggttagaagcccaggggtggatttcacaaaggtagtcctaacttaggactggtcctaggcaatgctaagagataggactggtcctaaattaggaccagtaactcatcctaacttaggactggtcctatctcttagcattgcctaggactagtcctaagttaggactacctttgtgaaatccaccccaggacatCTTTCGATagtatgaagcattttgagaaacgtttcacttCGAAGGAATGTGGTGATGTGGTGATGTGAAAGTATCAGTTTGAATCTGAAAACCACTACCAttgtaacgcttctcagattgcgGGACGCGGATGTTTATATAGTTTCTATAACTGCATACCAAACAAATTATATGATTTGCTGTGACattcaataaaacatttcatttaGTTTGACCTTTTGATTTAGTTATGCAAAACTTCCTCTTCTTGGAATGTACTTATACATTTGTTGTTAACATCCAAATGACCTCGAGTTAGTTaggccatttgcgagttagatttgaattaTGTCTGGCACAATTTAGTTACGATGCGCTGCTTGTTTTTGAATTCCTCAggctatcgagacagttgctacgccacgtgattaggggcaagcttttgtgaagttacgtaagagacggtgaacacccatacacaattctgaatggatgtgtatggcacagtggtaccagggtttgctcaccCTGGAGGTGGCtatacaatgggtgcgttcgtttagcttctctgggtctgtcccgcggtgctcactcgggtgagcccctgacaagagctaaacaaacgaccactcaccgctctcgtggtgacgtcgtGTACCcggggccagccccaaagtgacccactccacaagcagggcactgggggctgacctgggtgagcccctggaatgacgtcaaaagctattcgaacgcaccgggcagaccggggattGCCCCTAATCACGTGGCGTAGCAATtatcgatagtctgaggaattcaaatgtaaaggGTTCATtgtaactaagcaagtcatggtaccagacattattcgaatttaactcgcaaatggctaaCGAAATCAAATTGACATTTGACACCATTTTAAAATGAGGCTAGAGAGTAGAGTTTCTGCCATCTTTCATAACATCACTATATATTGCTTTCAAAATCAGTACAACACAGAAGTAAATTTGACCTTGTGGTCCTTCTATACGAGGTGCTGAAAACTCTTACTTGCGTTCCGACTACAGGCACATCTTCCATGTCCAGTCTCTACCCCTCCCCAGTTAGGCATATATCTTCCGTCCCACGACACCCAGGCTACCTGCTGGACTCCGTTCAGCCACATGGGGGCGTTTTTGCACTGGTATTGCAGATACTGGCGGCATCTTGCAGAGATATCAATGAGGGCCCGGATGGAGTCTTGGTTTTGTACCCCGTCGTAGGTGATGGTGATGCTTGAGTTTCCATGCACAGCGGAGTTGGCATTGTCTGCAGTGCGAATAACGGTGGTGCCTGCAAAATAAAGTGTTGGAAATATCTAACAACCAGATTGAtcgttgagaaaatagaattagctgttgcaaactgctttataGGCCTACCAACCAAAATGCCCTAAGGTATATTATGCAAAAACATCAGTTaatggaacattacagaattggtttttgctaacaaaacagttgctggcagtgtaagcacttcaggTAATCCACCTTATACAtacactgacaaacctgtagaagtttgagatcgatcggccatctgggtcacgagagaatagaaaaaaaacgattacaaattttgcattgcatcgatgccaaaataaaaatgaataaaacgctcactgagcgataaactccaaacgcgaagttagattatttatttctcatcaagatatgacattccagacagaaatatatcaagggatgttttctactatcatcatcattagaccgtgtaagttttttcGTTTCTTACCAACTCTGTAACGTTTCTACCCGAGGAGAGTCTTTCTTCAAGACTGttcaagaaacacaaagcaagtagggtcgaaacgtcgagccaataactattttttgcaagatCGATCATGGTTGAAACTTGTAAATCTCAAAAATAATGACCGTAAGAAAAAGCAGAGAAAAAAGCTaagataaaaacataaaaaaacagcAATAACCAACAAACCTACGCATGAGAATTTTACTTTGCGTGTTAAAGGTTTATAGGCAACGTTTCACATCTTcctgtttgctttttttttacaaaaaaatgtgacTTGCTTTATGGCTGGATTCTCGACGTTATGACATCATATGCATTACAAATGTTTCAATAGCTATTCTAgagataaattattttgagactgGGTCTACCAAAGGGATGACAAACATAATTTTATGTTCTTTCTATTCACTCATTGCACATAATGTCACGTTGAGAACCCAGCCATATCAGCAAGTCAACTCTTTTTGTTAGCGTTCCTGAaaggtgttattttctttttagaaagcaaatcatttaaaaacacaCATGAATGCACAGAATTGTTTTACAGGTGTatcatttcataaaaattataAGGTCTAAGGCATCCTAAAAAAATAACCGTTTGATTGGTCAGACCAAAGCCTGTGTCCTCATCCTCAAAATGATGAAGACAGGGGATCAGACTTGTTCAATTATTTACCTGGGTGGTCATGCGTAGAATTGAGCCGACATAACACTTGGAACCTTTGGGCACCAGACTGTCCATCCGGGTCGATGAGGAAGAATCCATCTAGCTTGGGAATAAGAGAGTTCAGCACGTCCATACATGATCTAAATGGTGCTGAAAAAGGGACAAATCAATTACAAATAACAACTTCTATAAATAAATACACCCGGCTTCACAAAATAGAGCGCCACCTAGAGTTTGCTATAAAGATATTGTTTTCAGCAGTCGACCTAAACCATTCATAGCCTGaacatttgacgtcacactacgaggctcgtgaataacgccagagacctgcctcgaGAACCGGTGTGTgtattcacctttgacctcattcatttcaaatagagatacgcagtcaaattctattgcggacaTGACAGCAGTCTTTAGcatatgggtgcgttcgtttagcttccctgggtcgaccccggtctgcctcggtacgttcgaatagctttgatggggctcacccgggtcagccacCAGTGCCCTGCTTGAAGAGCGGGTCACTTGAGGGCAACCTGAGGAGCATGCCGTCActacgagagggcgagtgtgatcgttgaagtggctcttgtcaggggctcacctgagtgagcactgcggggtcgacccagggaggctaaacgaacgcacccatagacactgcacgtttatcaaatgatatgattgtatcaaatgaaatcactggatctagcggcatggacctgtctttattcttgcggataaagacaggggcccagtctaaacGATTCATAGACTGGTCGAAGGATAAAGACCGGTATTGGTTTAACAGAACcagtgatatcattggatacaatgtaTGATGATGTTTCATAACAATTGTATACGTGTTATGGGATTGCCAACGGCGGAAAAAGACTATTCAAAGCCCACAAATGGACCtcgataataaaaaaaattaaaataaaagctgCTTTCAACAGTCAATTACAGACATGTACAATCATAAAAGCATCACATAATCATCATATCTTAATGAATATTACATTAGATATGATTTTTGGATGCTGAATTGACAATGACTTTTCAATATCCGGCAAGACATGATGGCGCTTTTATTTATTCAGCTGTAATGGAGTGTTGAGTGGAATTAATGAAGCAAGGAAATACCACTGGCGGCCACTCAGTggatttttaaaggcacttaacACTATTGggaaatactcaaaatagttgttagcataaaaacttacttcttggtaacgagcagtggaaagctgctgataatataaaacattgtaagagagggctccctctgaagtagtgtatagttttgagaaagagttaataaaatacttcagctgaagccttttatattatgaatctgaaagcacagaaagcAATGCAACAGGggcgggtttttttcttcttgttttttttccttctcattattctcttgcaaatttgatgactaatcattaagcccaaattttcccaggtttggtattgtatgcatattttgggatacaccaagtgagaaaactggtctttgacagttaccaaaggtgtccagtgcctttaatgctccACGAATGAAACTACCCTTgattaaaattaaaagcaaaaagATGACGGCATGATGAGACAAATGGTAATGGATTTTGTTTATCATTATCATGCCCGTGCTGAATAAATTAAGCGTGAAAACCCAAGGAGCGTGCACAGAGACTTGGTAAAGTAaatgctcttaaaggcagtggacactattggtaaatgtcaaagactagccttcacagttggtgtatctcaacatttgcataaaataacaaacctttgaaaatttgatgagctcaatcggtcatcgaagttgcgagataataatgaaagacaaaaacacccttgtcacacgaagttgtgtgcgtttagatggttgatttcgagacctcaagttctaaatctgaggtctcgaaatcaaattcgtggaaaattacttctttctcaaaaactatggcacttcagagggagccgtttctaacaatgttttataccatcaacctctccccattacttgttaccaagtaaggttttatgctaattattattttgagtaattaccaatagtgtccactgcctttaagccacgGGTCTGACAACACTGGCATTTTGAGGCACTTTTTCAAAACTATTCAAGACTAACTTGCGGATAGACTTTCTCCACAGTTGATTTCCCATCACCCACATAATGTCCCTAAAGCGGTccgattattattgttattgaacAAGCTTGAGGGGGAAGTAGTGCAACAAAGACTGTGaagtttgtttacaataatgaCTACGCCACCGACCTTTTAAGATTATTTTCTACAGGAAACTAGCTCCAGATTGTATTAAGCTCTAACGGCATTAAAATAAAGATCAGTAACGAAAATTCTTGCTGAGCAGATATGGGTTGCCACCCAAAGTCTGAGTGGTTCATGCATGTAACCATGGTTCCTTGATAATTTCTGCTCAGCGGATTCATGTGGTTAAACAGTTTACAATAGACCCGTCCGATTGCCCTCATCACTGATGAGCACGCATCGCACACAGAACCTCAGCCAACGACAACCATGAATCTTCATTAACCCCAATGGTGGCGCTGTTTAGGCTTGTGACGCCGTATGCAAGGCAGGGGCCATTTAGCCTGAATATcagacgtcacacttcgaggctcgtgaataccGCCAGATACCAGCCTTGAGCTTCAGGCGGGATCCTGCcagatgacctttgacctctcatCCATCCACACGTGTCAAACCAGACACTCTAAGGCACTAGACAATATTGGTCATTGCTGAAAATAGTaatacttgttagcataaaaacttattgataacgagcaatgaagagctgttgatagtattaaacagtgttagaaacagctccctctgaagtaacgtaggtaATGTCtctctcaaataataaaagactttagctAAACCAtaaagcccaaattttcacaggtttgtcattttacgCATGTTGGATTACACCAAATTAGATAAAACTGGTATtgggcaattaccaaacgtttccatggtgctttaaaaacataacaaaattattatacACACAGTACACGCAGCAGTATAGACGATCGAAAGTGTGTATTTTGACAAACAACGTCACTTCGGAGCAGACCAATCATAACGCAGATATTGAAAGcatacgtcactgcacgtttatccaattaAATCATTTGGCATGCATGTAAAACCAGAGCCTGTCGTTATTCTGACCAGccatgtgcccaatttcatagagctgcttaacggccgtTTTTGTACTTACTGTACTATAACCATTTCGAGTCGCTGCTAACCGTTAGGCACACGAAAATAACCtttcggtgcttactgcacgaacaTAAATGACGTCATAGTGCAAAACCATGGTGAACGCTCAagatggccgcccaattttcctgctaacctgtgaaaacgcTTGCGCCTtagcaaattgttctgctacagtaagcacgaaaaagCAGCGCTATAAAACTAAGCCCCGAACGCTTTATCCTGCCTTTGCTTGTCCCAACAAGTCTTGATATTTCATTGTTTGTTCTTTCACACCTGCTCATTTCTCGTATATTTACAACTCTTGCCCGCTGTATTTATTTATGCTTCCCAGTTGTTACCGCTTCTCGTTATTGTCGCCTTTAAGACACAAACTCAGATCGAAACGACAGGAATGAATTACGGAAATGTTCACAATAAACGCCAGATTATTCAAATAGACATTAAAATGTATGtgcattccttttttttattatttgaaaacacaTACAAATCAAATGTCAAATACCCGACCACGAGtgtccatggcccaatttcatagagctgctcagcagaaaaatttgcttagcatgaaatctgttccttgataaaaaaaggattaccaaccaaatgtcctagtgattttcaggatgagtaaacaacagctgaataccagtaacaagcaatatgcaacaaatggaaatttggttgataattcTAGTTTAATCaagaagaaatgtcatgctaagcaaattttcgtgcttagcttagcagctctatgaaagatCAGTACAGTTGAGAAATATTTGTTGAtatgattagattagattagattagattagattagattagattagattagattagatggATGATGTTTTAGTATTCTTTTAAATGTATGCAGTGAGACAGACAGTTTTAaggtattttttaaagatatttttaaaaatgtctgGATTACTCTTGGGCTAAGAAAACAACTTAAACGTAGACTATTATTTGTGAATTTGAACAAATCGTCTTTCGAAATTAGGCCATTTTGTCAATCACGCCCGAATTTGTTCGACCATTACAATAGGTTTAATGACATTATAAGCATCAGCTGgacaacaattataattgtttccAAGTGGTCGGAAACGTAGGTCAGTTTTTATTCGCGAGTTGACTTCGTTATTATGTTGAATTGGTTTTACCAtcagttcaattcaataatacatttagttattctatgcatattatgttgagatacaccaactgtgaaggctagtctttgacaattacca
Proteins encoded in this window:
- the LOC117298640 gene encoding contactin-associated protein like 5-3-like, coding for MKIPRRGLRTSVRGGLGLSRTHARTVLLLLAVVGRMAWGWGEPDSNRRIGGIAQRNASSAPFRSCMDVLNSLIPKLDGFFLIDPDGQSGAQRFQVLCRLNSTHDHPGTTVIRTADNANSAVHGNSSITITYDGVQNQDSIRALIDISARCRQYLQYQCKNAPMWLNGVQQVAWVSWDGRYMPNWGGVETGHGRCACSRNASCAGRGHCNCDVLSPHGFYVDAGYITDKDTLPVVGLEFNYHEGYFSAAYYSVGDLECFGRDTAQELFCLQRHHQ